One segment of Metallosphaera cuprina Ar-4 DNA contains the following:
- a CDS encoding CBS domain-containing protein — MLIDTKDLRKMRESAGLTQSELAKRVGVSQSYIAKIEKGSVDPRLSIVRRIMDELSPLIEIPEIALSLMHSPVISVKTDARLKDIADIMEVNNISQVPVITSEGKLIGMIYDFILLRKLSLPSSRHFKAIDLMGPLPPLVDPKTSVTQIMKLLTKHSVTIVVEKDLIPLGIITRSDLIKYLSRK, encoded by the coding sequence TTGTTAATAGATACAAAAGATTTAAGGAAAATGAGGGAATCTGCTGGTTTGACTCAATCAGAACTAGCAAAGCGTGTAGGTGTATCACAGTCATATATAGCTAAGATCGAAAAAGGAAGTGTGGACCCTAGATTATCTATAGTAAGAAGAATAATGGATGAACTAAGTCCTCTTATAGAAATCCCCGAGATAGCCCTTAGCCTAATGCATTCGCCTGTTATTTCAGTTAAAACTGATGCTAGACTAAAAGATATAGCAGACATAATGGAGGTAAATAACATCTCGCAAGTACCTGTGATTACTTCTGAGGGGAAGCTAATTGGAATGATCTATGATTTTATTCTATTGAGAAAATTAAGCCTCCCTTCATCGAGGCATTTCAAGGCAATAGACTTGATGGGACCTCTTCCGCCTCTAGTAGACCCCAAAACTTCTGTCACACAAATCATGAAACTTCTTACTAAACACTCAGTAACTATAGTGGTAGAGAAAGACCTAATTCCTTTGGGAATCATAACCAGAAGCGATTTAATCAAGTATTTGTCAAGAAAATAA